In one Neobacillus sp. CF12 genomic region, the following are encoded:
- a CDS encoding NAD(P)-dependent oxidoreductase, translated as MKKKVTILGGAGTIGTILYNGLHDKYDIVILDKNVSEQSAEFVRVDATNFDTLLHSIPKDSGALINLLTIKTENELKDVQNFHNMTNIHFVSSFYVLHAAITLGIPKVVYASSNHTTDYYENNGFSSLGREINTSDYPNSCGLYGVLKFASENIGQVLARQTDNLSIINLRIGSVHPDEQKAVTEDDRLLRTILSHEDTVQLFDLALQSTVKYGTYYGVSDNPGKPWSTESAFRELGYISQVNSVEILKRGNHFI; from the coding sequence TTGAAAAAAAAAGTAACTATTTTAGGCGGGGCTGGGACAATTGGAACGATTTTATACAACGGGCTCCATGACAAATATGATATAGTCATCCTAGATAAGAATGTTTCTGAACAGTCAGCGGAGTTTGTAAGGGTGGATGCAACGAATTTTGACACGCTGTTGCACAGCATTCCAAAAGATTCGGGTGCCCTTATTAATTTACTCACCATAAAAACTGAAAATGAGTTAAAGGATGTCCAGAACTTTCATAACATGACTAATATCCATTTCGTATCTTCCTTCTATGTGTTGCACGCAGCAATTACACTAGGAATTCCCAAAGTAGTCTATGCAAGCAGCAATCATACAACAGATTACTATGAGAATAACGGGTTTTCATCTTTAGGGAGAGAAATCAATACTAGTGATTATCCTAACTCATGTGGACTCTACGGGGTATTAAAATTTGCCTCTGAAAATATTGGTCAAGTATTGGCTCGACAGACAGACAATCTTTCAATCATTAATTTGCGGATTGGAAGTGTTCATCCTGATGAACAAAAGGCAGTAACAGAAGATGATCGTCTCCTTAGAACTATATTATCCCATGAAGATACAGTCCAGCTTTTTGATTTGGCACTTCAATCAACTGTTAAGTATGGAACATATTATGGTGTTTCTGATAATCCTGGTAAACCATGGTCAACGGAAAGTGCCTTTAGAGAGCTGGGCTATATCTCACAAGTAAATTCAGTGGAAATATTAAAAAGAGGTAACCATTTTATATAG
- a CDS encoding response regulator transcription factor: MRKARVFYKLFIPFFLVGIVLVIGFSIFIYNSTYYSVEESFLKDKKNYTKQILHNVEQKVRTIEYGYTAYSATSNFEEIFKNPLSGKDFDIYRDIKKEMSYIEMMGIEGSNNSLVSLEGNWGIINGSLKTLTAEEVTEYKNTYINNNSNNSLFWKPIKSGIEMVMTLPMYKREKFALGISYIPRRSIEQIIGDQNNKVEIYNKKNQLLYSSMMKDSEVNTGSFQDFNGLSNESGQTANVLETDDGKKYVYMQSDYNRWLYVMEIDENEIGSIIQNTRVGLFIVSALLILLVGIISYVLAVSYTRPIKKIQEKLDIQGVHKKQNELSFLADSIDKIVGQNELLTASLSIQKPQLETLFVLSLFRKRISENDVMNRLEQFGYYFKEDKVFYTGLIQIDNFDEQQVGDKNLLLLAINNIVGEIVHEDERLNPIVLNDEMQATIFILDKSNQETERNIIKYYEKIQATVKKSLNIIISVGISPIYESLIDSKKAVDLAKESLHYRVNVGPESIIFYNDISSMLNDASISKFPVELLNELLNAIRSGHEEDVMNMVDLLVEEIFRLNKNPISLGVTLIRVINELVQLGQLLGAESKIFENIKKLYQAAMNAYYPEKIKEMLINDLIKPVIISTHDKTERGFKSLSEKIVYIVQTEYDQEISLDIIANRLHYNPNYLSNVFKKEYGENFVDYLMNYRLQMAQSLLKDTDLAIKEIAERLQYRNSQNFIRFFKKKLGMTPGDYRKEYMH, encoded by the coding sequence TTGAGAAAAGCAAGAGTGTTTTACAAACTGTTTATCCCGTTTTTCTTAGTGGGTATAGTGCTTGTCATTGGATTTAGCATATTTATCTACAATTCCACTTATTATTCCGTTGAGGAAAGTTTCTTAAAGGATAAGAAAAATTATACAAAACAAATTCTTCACAATGTTGAACAAAAAGTAAGAACAATTGAGTATGGATATACTGCTTACAGTGCAACTTCCAATTTTGAAGAGATCTTTAAGAATCCTTTGTCAGGTAAAGATTTTGATATATACCGCGATATCAAAAAAGAGATGAGTTACATAGAAATGATGGGGATAGAAGGCAGTAATAATAGCTTAGTAAGCTTGGAAGGGAACTGGGGGATCATTAACGGTTCTTTGAAGACGCTAACAGCGGAGGAAGTTACCGAATACAAAAATACATATATTAACAACAATAGTAACAACAGCCTTTTTTGGAAACCAATAAAATCGGGAATCGAAATGGTTATGACTTTACCAATGTATAAGAGGGAAAAGTTCGCTTTAGGAATATCATATATTCCTAGAAGAAGTATTGAACAGATTATAGGTGACCAAAACAATAAAGTAGAAATTTATAATAAAAAAAATCAATTGCTTTACTCAAGCATGATGAAAGATAGTGAAGTGAATACAGGAAGTTTTCAAGATTTTAATGGACTCTCTAACGAAAGCGGGCAAACAGCCAATGTTTTAGAAACAGACGATGGAAAGAAATATGTATATATGCAATCTGATTATAATCGTTGGCTTTATGTAATGGAAATAGATGAAAATGAGATTGGCAGTATTATCCAAAATACGAGAGTGGGCCTTTTTATTGTATCAGCCCTTTTGATTCTTTTGGTGGGAATTATTTCATATGTGCTGGCGGTATCATACACACGTCCGATAAAGAAAATACAGGAAAAACTGGACATTCAGGGAGTACATAAAAAACAAAATGAACTTTCCTTTTTGGCGGATTCTATCGATAAAATTGTTGGACAAAATGAGCTGTTAACAGCTAGTCTGTCTATTCAGAAACCTCAATTGGAGACATTATTTGTGTTAAGTTTATTTAGAAAGCGAATCTCTGAAAACGATGTGATGAATCGTTTAGAGCAATTTGGCTACTATTTTAAAGAGGATAAGGTGTTTTATACAGGTTTGATTCAGATTGACAACTTTGATGAACAACAAGTTGGTGATAAAAATCTTTTATTATTGGCTATTAATAATATAGTAGGAGAAATTGTCCATGAGGATGAACGCTTAAATCCAATTGTTTTAAATGATGAAATGCAAGCAACAATCTTTATCTTAGATAAGAGCAATCAAGAAACTGAGCGTAATATCATAAAGTACTATGAAAAAATTCAGGCAACAGTGAAAAAATCGTTGAATATCATCATTAGTGTTGGTATTAGCCCGATATATGAATCGTTAATCGATAGCAAAAAAGCAGTAGATTTAGCAAAAGAATCTCTTCATTACCGAGTAAATGTTGGACCAGAGTCGATTATTTTCTATAATGATATCTCTTCGATGTTAAATGACGCGTCGATTTCCAAATTCCCTGTCGAATTACTTAATGAGTTATTGAATGCTATTCGTTCTGGTCATGAGGAAGACGTCATGAACATGGTGGATTTGCTAGTAGAAGAAATCTTTCGTTTAAATAAAAATCCTATTAGCTTAGGAGTTACCCTAATCCGGGTAATCAATGAGCTCGTACAATTAGGACAACTATTAGGTGCAGAATCAAAAATCTTTGAAAATATAAAGAAATTATACCAAGCAGCCATGAATGCCTATTATCCAGAAAAAATTAAGGAAATGTTAATTAACGATTTAATCAAACCCGTCATTATAAGTACACACGATAAGACAGAAAGAGGATTTAAATCCTTGTCAGAAAAAATCGTATATATAGTACAAACGGAATATGATCAAGAAATTTCCCTGGATATTATTGCAAATCGATTGCATTACAATCCAAACTATTTAAGCAATGTATTTAAAAAAGAATATGGAGAGAATTTTGTAGACTATCTAATGAATTATCGTCTACAAATGGCCCAATCCTTGTTAAAGGATACCGATTTAGCCATTAAAGAAATTGCTGAACGCTTGCAATATCGGAATTCTCAAAACTTTATTCGTTT
- the uxaC gene encoding glucuronate isomerase, protein MKKFMDENFLLKNKTAISLFHDYAKDMPIIDYHCHLSPKEIYENKKFKNITEAWLYGDHYKWRAMRANGISEEYITGNASDYEKFLAWARTVPMTIGNPLYNWTHLELQRFFGIYDILNEQSAPDIWEKVNAKLNEEGFRVRDFIENSKVKVVCTTDDPIDSLEYHLKLKEENDFPVSVVPGFRPDNGLEINREGFIDWVAKLSEAAEIDIANYEDYLAALESRVHFFHSAGGRVSDHALDSMVYEETSFEEVAGIFAKRISGSVISLDAEKKFKTFTLIFLGKLYAELDWAMQFHINAHRNNNKRMFKILGPDTGYDSINDDQIAKPLVKILDSLEQEKKLPKTIIYSLNPGDNVVIASIINSFQDGRTPGKIQFGTAWWFNDTKEGMLEQMKALSSVGLFSRFIGMLTDSRSFLSYTRHEYFRRLVCNLIGEWVENGEVPDDLELLGNIVQGISYNNAKNYFDFQEAAIVEHISNN, encoded by the coding sequence ATGAAAAAGTTTATGGATGAAAATTTTTTGCTGAAGAATAAAACCGCTATCTCCTTATTCCACGATTACGCAAAAGACATGCCAATTATTGATTACCATTGCCATTTAAGCCCGAAAGAAATCTATGAAAATAAGAAATTTAAAAATATTACCGAAGCCTGGTTGTATGGTGATCATTATAAATGGAGAGCCATGAGAGCAAACGGAATCTCAGAAGAATATATAACCGGCAATGCAAGTGACTATGAGAAGTTCCTTGCATGGGCTAGAACCGTACCAATGACAATAGGGAATCCCTTATACAATTGGACCCATTTAGAATTACAGCGTTTCTTCGGAATTTATGATATTTTGAATGAGCAAAGTGCCCCAGATATTTGGGAAAAAGTAAATGCAAAGTTGAACGAGGAAGGGTTTCGTGTCAGGGATTTTATTGAAAATTCAAAGGTAAAAGTTGTTTGTACAACAGATGACCCGATCGATAGCCTTGAATACCATCTAAAATTAAAAGAAGAAAATGACTTTCCGGTTAGTGTTGTACCAGGTTTCAGACCTGATAATGGATTAGAAATAAATCGAGAAGGATTCATAGATTGGGTGGCTAAGCTTTCGGAAGCAGCCGAAATTGATATTGCCAATTATGAAGATTACCTTGCTGCACTAGAATCACGCGTCCATTTTTTTCATTCAGCTGGAGGAAGGGTATCAGACCATGCTTTAGATTCTATGGTATATGAAGAAACTAGCTTTGAAGAAGTGGCTGGAATTTTTGCTAAAAGAATATCCGGCAGCGTTATTTCTCTTGATGCAGAGAAGAAGTTCAAAACGTTTACGTTAATCTTTCTTGGCAAGCTTTATGCAGAGCTGGACTGGGCAATGCAGTTCCATATCAATGCACACCGTAACAATAATAAAAGGATGTTTAAGATTCTTGGTCCTGATACCGGGTATGATTCCATTAACGACGACCAGATTGCAAAGCCGTTAGTAAAAATACTTGACTCGTTAGAGCAGGAAAAAAAGCTTCCAAAAACCATTATTTATTCCTTGAATCCAGGCGATAATGTGGTAATCGCAAGTATCATTAATAGCTTCCAAGACGGAAGGACTCCAGGTAAAATTCAATTCGGTACAGCATGGTGGTTCAACGATACAAAGGAGGGCATGCTCGAGCAGATGAAGGCATTGTCTTCTGTCGGACTTTTCAGCCGATTCATCGGAATGCTGACGGACTCAAGGAGTTTTCTTTCTTATACAAGGCATGAATATTTCCGGAGATTGGTTTGTAATTTAATTGGAGAATGGGTTGAAAACGGTGAAGTTCCAGATGATTTGGAGTTACTCGGAAATATTGTTCAGGGAATATCTTATAACAATGCCAAAAATTATTTTGATTTTCAGGAAGCAGCCATAGTTGAACATATCTCTAATAATTAA
- a CDS encoding tagaturonate reductase, translated as MQRLNNKIYQDYPSYPEKVLQFGEGNFLRGFIDWQFQVLNEKTDFNGSVVVVQPRGNNKIERLNNQDGLFTLYLQGIKEGELVNQHLVIESISRGINLFTDYPEYIKLAGTEDLRFIVSNTTEAGIMFDPTDQLEDRPQKSFPGKLTAFLYYRFKAFAGDEKRGCIIIPCELIERNGGKLREIVLQYASLWNLEDEFIEWVKNANTFCSSLVDRIVPGFPTDSYKEKTEQLGYEDELMVVGEQYHLWVIEGPEWIKNELKVEGTGLNTLIVDDLTPYRIRKVRILNGAHTAITPVAYLYGLSTVEESVNHEEIGMFIKEMIAEEIIPTLEGSKTELADYADDVMNRFANPYIKHYLMSIALNSISKFQTRNLPALLDYVEKYNSLPKRMVFSLSSLLYFYRGKRGNDVIELQDDPVNVQFFKTNWEKFEQHELTIKELVNKVLAEERLWGMDLTSIPNLESTVSTNLFTIYQMGVKEALKELFETSI; from the coding sequence GTGCAAAGACTAAATAATAAAATTTATCAGGACTACCCCTCGTATCCCGAGAAGGTGCTTCAGTTTGGGGAAGGGAATTTTCTAAGAGGGTTTATTGACTGGCAATTCCAAGTTCTTAACGAAAAGACGGATTTCAATGGAAGTGTAGTGGTTGTCCAGCCAAGAGGCAATAACAAGATTGAAAGGCTAAATAATCAGGATGGACTGTTTACCCTTTACTTACAGGGGATAAAAGAAGGCGAATTGGTAAATCAGCATCTGGTAATTGAGTCAATTAGCAGGGGTATAAATCTATTTACCGATTATCCGGAATATATTAAGCTCGCAGGGACAGAGGATCTCCGATTTATTGTTTCGAATACGACGGAAGCTGGAATTATGTTTGACCCAACAGACCAGTTGGAGGATCGGCCGCAAAAGAGTTTTCCAGGGAAGCTGACTGCGTTTCTCTATTACCGTTTCAAGGCGTTTGCCGGTGATGAAAAGCGCGGCTGCATAATCATTCCTTGTGAACTAATTGAAAGAAACGGGGGAAAACTGAGAGAAATCGTTTTGCAATATGCAAGCTTATGGAACCTTGAGGATGAATTTATTGAATGGGTAAAGAACGCTAATACTTTCTGTTCAAGCCTTGTAGATCGAATAGTACCGGGATTTCCAACCGATTCCTATAAAGAAAAAACCGAACAACTTGGATATGAGGATGAATTGATGGTGGTAGGTGAGCAGTATCACCTTTGGGTCATTGAGGGACCGGAATGGATCAAAAATGAGCTGAAAGTGGAAGGAACAGGGCTTAACACGTTGATTGTCGATGATTTAACTCCTTACAGGATACGGAAAGTCAGGATATTAAACGGCGCCCATACAGCGATAACTCCGGTTGCTTATCTATACGGTTTAAGCACGGTGGAAGAAAGTGTAAATCATGAAGAAATAGGCATGTTTATTAAAGAAATGATCGCAGAGGAAATAATCCCAACCTTAGAGGGGAGTAAAACAGAGCTTGCAGACTATGCAGATGATGTGATGAACCGTTTTGCTAATCCTTATATCAAGCATTATTTAATGAGTATCGCACTAAACTCCATTTCTAAATTTCAGACAAGAAACCTGCCCGCTTTATTGGATTATGTTGAGAAATATAACAGCCTGCCAAAACGAATGGTTTTTTCATTAAGCAGCCTGCTTTATTTTTATCGAGGAAAAAGAGGAAATGATGTAATCGAACTTCAGGATGATCCAGTAAATGTGCAATTCTTTAAAACTAACTGGGAAAAATTTGAGCAGCATGAGCTTACTATAAAGGAACTTGTGAACAAGGTTCTTGCGGAGGAAAGGTTATGGGGGATGGATTTGACCTCTATTCCAAATCTAGAAAGTACCGTCAGTACAAACCTATTTACAATCTATCAAATGGGAGTTAAGGAAGCTCTTAAAGAATTGTTTGAAACATCTATTTAG
- the pobA gene encoding 4-hydroxybenzoate 3-monooxygenase, with the protein MRTQVGIIGAGPAGLLLSHLLHLQGIESIILESRSREDIEGTIRAGVLEQGTVDLLNSTGVGERMMREGHVHDGIELQFNGKRHRIDFHELTGGKRIMVYAQHEVIKDLVAARLHAAGQVYFNVSDVNLRQIESTTPKIQFRLEPEGELQEIECDFIAGCDGFHGPSRQAIPANVRIEKQKIYPFGWLGILAKTPPVNPELIYANHERGFALLSTRSPEIQRHYIQVDPKDDIKNWSDDRIWTELHARVDLDDWILKDGPIIQKNIVSMRSFVCETMRYGNLFLAGDAAHIVPPTGAKGLNLAAADVQVLARGLSEYYRSSEEDLLNRYSEICLRRIWKAQRFSYWMTTMLHRNLEHSSFEYNIQLAELDYVTSSQAAAISLAENYVGLPMEIQTNYSIKI; encoded by the coding sequence ATGCGAACGCAAGTTGGGATTATTGGAGCCGGTCCAGCGGGATTATTACTATCCCATTTATTACATTTACAAGGAATAGAATCTATTATTCTCGAATCTCGGTCAAGAGAGGATATTGAAGGGACTATTCGTGCCGGGGTTTTAGAACAAGGTACAGTTGATTTGTTGAATTCGACGGGCGTCGGAGAGAGGATGATGAGAGAAGGTCATGTTCACGATGGAATTGAATTACAGTTTAACGGAAAGAGGCATCGAATCGATTTCCACGAACTTACAGGCGGGAAAAGGATTATGGTCTATGCACAGCATGAAGTCATTAAAGATTTAGTGGCTGCACGTCTTCATGCAGCTGGTCAGGTCTATTTTAATGTAAGCGATGTCAACCTGCGCCAAATCGAATCTACCACACCAAAAATTCAATTTCGACTTGAACCTGAAGGTGAACTTCAGGAGATAGAATGCGATTTTATTGCAGGGTGTGATGGTTTTCATGGACCTAGTCGTCAAGCTATCCCAGCAAATGTAAGAATTGAAAAACAAAAAATCTATCCATTCGGCTGGCTAGGAATTTTGGCCAAGACCCCTCCCGTTAATCCAGAATTGATTTATGCAAATCATGAAAGAGGCTTTGCTTTACTTAGTACAAGGTCCCCTGAAATTCAACGTCATTATATTCAGGTAGATCCAAAGGATGATATTAAAAATTGGTCAGATGATCGAATCTGGACAGAACTTCACGCAAGAGTTGATTTGGATGACTGGATTTTAAAGGATGGACCAATTATTCAAAAAAACATTGTATCCATGCGTAGTTTTGTATGTGAAACGATGCGTTATGGTAACCTATTCCTCGCGGGCGATGCAGCCCATATTGTTCCTCCAACAGGTGCGAAAGGTTTAAATCTAGCTGCAGCGGACGTGCAAGTATTGGCAAGGGGCTTGAGTGAATATTATCGTTCCAGTGAGGAAGATTTGCTTAATCGTTATTCGGAAATTTGTCTCCGCCGTATTTGGAAGGCACAAAGGTTCTCTTATTGGATGACCACTATGCTGCATCGGAACCTTGAACATAGCTCTTTTGAATATAACATTCAATTGGCGGAGTTAGATTATGTGACTTCTTCACAGGCAGCAGCAATCAGTCTTGCCGAAAATTACGTAGGATTACCAATGGAAATACAGACTAATTATTCAATAAAAATTTAA
- a CDS encoding 4-oxalocrotonate tautomerase: MPIITVQILEGRPKEKVAELIHNVTMTVSETLDAPKENIRVLVTEIPKTHWGKAGEPIEK, encoded by the coding sequence ATGCCAATCATAACTGTGCAAATACTAGAAGGAAGACCGAAAGAAAAAGTTGCTGAATTGATTCATAATGTAACCATGACAGTTTCCGAAACCTTGGATGCTCCGAAAGAGAATATAAGAGTACTCGTGACCGAGATTCCAAAAACGCATTGGGGAAAAGCTGGGGAGCCAATTGAAAAATAA
- a CDS encoding LacI family DNA-binding transcriptional regulator yields MVTIKDIAKLANVSHTTVSRALNNSPLIKEPTRRKILEIASQLNYTPNYNAKSLVMQKSHTIGLFLTSISNGTSASFLADTIKGVNSVISQEYNLFIRGIDDYQDYSSINSQRFDGIILMSQSVRDHSFIYHVLQKEIPLVVLNREIEEDDIINILSNDTEGSRKAVQYLIDCGHTDIAVIEGISTFKSTQMRKEGYLTALIDNGIPIQPEYSVSGNYDMESGYQGMEKLLSLKKPPTAVFCSNDDMAIGAMNAVFAKGLNVPNDISIIGFDDIGFAQYTTPKLTTVKRPVEKISVLGAEKILSLVTGGEQKAAKVFANTELIIRDSVKKKG; encoded by the coding sequence ATGGTTACCATAAAAGATATTGCTAAATTGGCCAATGTATCCCATACAACTGTTTCTAGGGCACTGAATAACAGCCCGCTTATCAAAGAGCCAACAAGGAGAAAAATCCTTGAAATTGCCTCCCAGCTAAATTATACCCCTAATTACAATGCTAAAAGCCTAGTCATGCAAAAGTCGCATACAATTGGTTTATTTTTAACAAGCATTAGCAATGGGACTTCCGCAAGCTTTCTTGCAGATACAATAAAAGGTGTAAATAGTGTCATTAGCCAGGAATATAACTTGTTTATCCGTGGTATCGATGATTACCAGGATTATTCGAGTATTAATTCACAAAGGTTTGACGGGATCATTTTAATGAGCCAGAGTGTACGGGATCATTCTTTTATCTATCATGTCCTGCAAAAGGAAATTCCTCTTGTTGTGCTGAACAGAGAAATTGAAGAAGATGATATCATCAATATTCTTTCTAATGATACAGAGGGTTCAAGAAAAGCTGTGCAGTATTTGATCGATTGCGGACACACAGACATCGCAGTCATTGAAGGGATTTCAACCTTTAAATCTACGCAAATGCGTAAGGAAGGTTATCTAACTGCGCTGATTGATAATGGCATTCCGATTCAACCGGAGTATTCTGTGAGCGGAAATTATGATATGGAAAGCGGTTATCAGGGAATGGAAAAATTACTATCCTTGAAAAAGCCTCCGACTGCCGTTTTTTGTTCCAATGACGATATGGCCATTGGTGCAATGAATGCCGTGTTTGCTAAAGGTTTGAATGTCCCGAATGACATTTCAATTATTGGATTTGATGACATTGGTTTTGCCCAATATACAACCCCAAAGCTGACAACGGTAAAACGACCGGTAGAAAAAATTAGTGTACTAGGTGCGGAAAAAATCCTTTCACTCGTAACAGGCGGGGAACAAAAAGCGGCCAAAGTTTTTGCCAATACAGAATTAATCATAAGGGATTCTGTTAAGAAGAAAGGTTAG
- a CDS encoding altronate dehydratase family protein produces the protein MKDFLQITVNDNIILALRNFKKNETIYLNGKNIQIKEDISRGHKIAVKDIYENEDIIKYGYPIGHALGLIAPGEHVHTHNTKTNLSGTQEYQYVFKESQNLYNNENRTFQGYRRGDGNVGIRNELWIVPTVGCVNGIAEKIIKRFERHVGDIRPFDNVLVLKHNYGCSQLGDDHENTKQILINAVKHPNAGGVLVLGLGCENNELPEFKRALGEVNEERVKFLISQNVTDEIEEGFKLVMEIYENAKNDKREPVPLSELKIGLKCGGSDGFSGITANPLLGKFSDYLIAQGGSTVLTEVPEMFGAETILMERAANEKVFEKIVDLINDFKEYFLRHNQPVYENPSPGNKSGGITTLEDKSLGCTQKAGTSTIVDVLKYGETLKTKGLNLLSAPGNDLIASTALAAAGCQMVLFTTGRGTPFGTFVPTMKISTNTQIFETKPHWIDFNAGTLLDDGVMSEQVLNDFVDYIVQVASGEFVNNEKNDFREISIFKSGVTL, from the coding sequence ATGAAGGATTTTCTTCAAATCACTGTAAACGATAATATTATTCTAGCACTAAGGAACTTTAAGAAAAATGAAACCATTTATCTTAATGGAAAGAATATACAAATAAAAGAAGACATCAGCCGCGGCCATAAAATAGCTGTTAAAGATATTTATGAAAATGAGGATATTATTAAATACGGCTATCCGATTGGGCATGCACTGGGTTTGATTGCACCTGGTGAACATGTTCATACTCATAACACAAAAACGAATCTTTCAGGAACTCAGGAATACCAATACGTGTTTAAGGAATCTCAGAATCTATATAATAATGAAAATCGAACCTTCCAGGGATACCGTCGGGGAGATGGTAATGTTGGAATTCGAAATGAATTATGGATTGTGCCTACAGTAGGCTGTGTGAACGGAATTGCTGAGAAAATTATCAAGCGGTTTGAGCGTCATGTTGGAGACATTCGCCCATTTGACAATGTCCTTGTCTTGAAGCATAACTATGGATGTTCACAGCTAGGTGATGACCATGAAAACACAAAACAAATACTGATTAATGCAGTAAAGCATCCCAATGCAGGCGGTGTTCTTGTTTTAGGTCTTGGCTGTGAGAATAATGAGCTGCCAGAGTTTAAAAGGGCGTTGGGAGAAGTAAATGAGGAGAGAGTGAAATTTCTAATCTCCCAAAATGTTACCGATGAAATCGAGGAAGGCTTTAAATTGGTAATGGAAATCTATGAAAATGCCAAAAATGACAAAAGAGAACCCGTTCCTCTTTCAGAATTGAAAATTGGTTTAAAATGTGGCGGCTCAGATGGTTTTTCTGGTATAACTGCCAATCCGCTTCTAGGTAAGTTCTCAGATTATTTAATCGCACAAGGAGGATCAACCGTCCTCACTGAAGTTCCGGAAATGTTTGGAGCAGAAACAATATTAATGGAACGTGCAGCAAATGAAAAGGTATTTGAAAAGATTGTCGATCTAATTAACGACTTCAAGGAATATTTTTTGCGTCATAATCAACCTGTTTATGAAAATCCTTCCCCAGGGAACAAATCTGGAGGTATTACAACGCTAGAGGACAAATCTCTTGGGTGCACACAGAAAGCGGGAACAAGCACCATAGTCGATGTCTTAAAATATGGCGAAACACTTAAAACAAAAGGATTAAACCTCTTAAGTGCGCCAGGAAATGATCTTATCGCATCCACAGCTCTTGCGGCAGCCGGCTGCCAGATGGTTTTGTTTACAACAGGCAGGGGAACACCGTTCGGAACCTTTGTTCCAACGATGAAAATTTCAACTAACACCCAAATCTTTGAAACAAAACCACACTGGATCGACTTTAATGCTGGAACTTTGTTGGATGATGGAGTAATGTCAGAACAAGTGTTGAATGATTTTGTGGATTATATTGTTCAAGTTGCAAGCGGAGAATTTGTCAACAATGAGAAAAATGACTTTAGAGAGATTTCGATTTTTAAGAGCGGAGTTACGTTATAA
- a CDS encoding MEMO1 family protein, giving the protein MTIEFSMLVPHVPSMCHEDLVPEFQKDMASAMKEIGKQLKEIKPDVIVLVSCHWPSTFFHYVDCTPIHKGILTAFEAPDLIKDVAYHYPGDEDLANQLVKAGEEAGMQVQGVNDPYYLWDYGSVVPLRYLVPNEDIPVINLSVTLAASLEETYKWGQVIAKVLRESEKKVVFVSSGALSHNLVRGRHNKPTVTEHAMDKQFIEFVMNKNYQAAYEMLPDYTRFARVESGGRHLAMLFSMIEESSEPAYLADGQSSGSWNALITFGNRKAVSTNNQAESEYVK; this is encoded by the coding sequence ATGACGATTGAATTTAGTATGTTGGTTCCTCATGTCCCAAGTATGTGTCATGAGGATCTAGTCCCTGAATTCCAAAAGGATATGGCATCTGCAATGAAGGAAATTGGGAAACAACTGAAGGAGATAAAACCGGATGTCATTGTTTTAGTTTCATGTCATTGGCCATCTACTTTCTTCCATTATGTAGACTGCACTCCTATACATAAAGGAATACTAACCGCTTTTGAAGCACCAGATTTAATTAAGGATGTTGCATACCATTACCCTGGTGATGAAGACCTGGCCAATCAATTAGTAAAAGCAGGAGAAGAAGCGGGAATGCAGGTTCAAGGAGTGAATGATCCTTATTATTTATGGGATTATGGCAGTGTTGTTCCATTGCGGTACTTGGTTCCGAATGAAGATATTCCGGTTATTAATTTATCTGTCACCTTGGCGGCAAGTTTAGAGGAAACGTATAAGTGGGGGCAAGTGATTGCTAAGGTATTACGGGAAAGTGAGAAAAAGGTTGTGTTTGTTTCCAGCGGTGCATTGTCCCATAATTTAGTCCGCGGCAGACATAATAAGCCGACGGTTACCGAACATGCGATGGATAAACAATTTATCGAATTTGTTATGAATAAAAATTATCAAGCAGCCTATGAAATGCTGCCTGACTATACAAGGTTTGCCAGGGTAGAGTCAGGGGGACGTCACCTTGCTATGTTGTTCAGCATGATTGAGGAATCCTCTGAACCTGCTTATCTAGCAGATGGCCAATCGTCAGGCAGTTGGAACGCACTTATTACATTTGGAAATAGAAAAGCTGTAAGTACAAACAACCAAGCTGAGTCTGAATATGTAAAGTAA